In Candidatus Eremiobacterota bacterium, the following proteins share a genomic window:
- a CDS encoding SDR family oxidoreductase, whose translation MDDLFSMDGRVALVTGASSGLGRHFARLLHEAGATVVLGARRLDRIEAEAARLGERARALPLDVADESSIARAFEQLAADGVLCDVVVNNAGISGSSLILQMETAEWDDVVEVNLRGPFLVAREAARRLVAAKKPGSIVNIASILGLRVAPALAPYMASKAGLIHLTRSLAFEFARYGIRVNALCPGYFATEINTEFLTTETFQASLKRVPQRRIGDLRDLDGPLLLLASEAGAYMTGAALVVDGGHSINSL comes from the coding sequence ATGGACGACCTGTTTTCGATGGACGGCCGCGTCGCGCTCGTCACGGGCGCGTCGAGCGGCTTGGGACGCCATTTCGCAAGGTTGTTGCACGAGGCCGGTGCGACGGTCGTGCTCGGCGCGCGCCGCCTCGACCGCATCGAAGCCGAAGCGGCCCGGCTCGGCGAGCGCGCCCGCGCGCTCCCGCTCGACGTTGCGGACGAGTCCTCGATCGCGCGCGCGTTCGAGCAGCTGGCGGCGGACGGCGTGCTGTGCGACGTCGTCGTCAACAACGCGGGGATCAGCGGCTCCAGCTTGATCCTGCAGATGGAGACCGCCGAGTGGGACGATGTCGTCGAGGTGAACTTGCGCGGGCCATTCTTGGTCGCGCGCGAAGCCGCGCGCCGGCTGGTCGCGGCGAAAAAGCCGGGGAGCATCGTGAACATCGCCTCGATCCTGGGCTTGCGCGTCGCGCCCGCGCTCGCGCCGTACATGGCGAGCAAAGCCGGGCTGATCCATCTCACCCGCAGCTTGGCGTTCGAATTCGCGCGCTACGGCATCCGCGTCAACGCGCTGTGCCCCGGCTACTTCGCGACCGAGATTAACACGGAGTTCCTCACGACCGAAACGTTCCAAGCCTCGCTGAAGCGCGTCCCGCAGCGCCGCATCGGCGACCTGCGCGACCTGGACGGCCCGCTGCTGCTCCTCGCCTCGGAGGCCGGCGCGTACATGACCGGCGCCGCGCTCGTCGTCGACGGCGGCCACTCGATCAACTCGCTCTAA
- a CDS encoding DUF445 domain-containing protein has translation MKTIATTLLGVMAILFILAARFKPAYPPLAWLEAFSEAALIGGLADWFAVVALFRHPAGVPLPHTAIVPKNKDRIAVQLGIFVEQNFLTPSNIAARLRGLDLAEHLLRWFAVPANARKLFGGARALLPRLLDAVDDAEVRAIVRRVVVEEVEQLDVARAAGSLLAIVTADGAHQRVLARILPVVARWVDGQRAEIKRRFAKRSLLTPAFVDAYIVNKFVDGMIDLIGEIAQTPDHPIRRELDAYVRELIVRLHEDPETAAQAARLKTAIVQGSELDQLVAAGWNALRARLERLPTAAADAEPSSSRLAEIAAKIARGMLDDPAVVERLNERICAAAESVLARFQQQFSLLITEVVQRWDADEVTDKIESELGPDLQFIRLNGSLVGGAAGVVLHAALVAGGAA, from the coding sequence ATGAAGACGATCGCCACCACGCTGCTCGGCGTGATGGCGATTCTTTTCATTCTGGCCGCGCGCTTCAAGCCGGCGTATCCGCCGCTCGCGTGGCTCGAAGCGTTCAGCGAAGCGGCGCTCATCGGTGGGCTCGCCGACTGGTTCGCCGTCGTCGCGCTGTTCCGCCATCCCGCCGGCGTCCCGCTCCCGCACACGGCGATCGTGCCGAAGAACAAAGATCGCATCGCGGTGCAGCTGGGGATCTTCGTCGAGCAGAACTTTCTCACCCCGAGCAACATCGCCGCGCGGCTGCGCGGCCTCGACCTGGCCGAACATTTGCTGCGCTGGTTCGCGGTGCCCGCCAACGCGCGCAAGCTGTTCGGCGGCGCGCGCGCGCTGCTGCCGCGGCTGCTCGATGCGGTCGACGATGCCGAGGTGCGCGCGATCGTGCGCCGTGTGGTCGTCGAGGAGGTCGAGCAGCTCGACGTCGCGCGCGCCGCCGGCTCGTTGCTGGCGATCGTGACCGCGGACGGCGCGCACCAGCGCGTCCTGGCGCGCATTCTGCCGGTGGTCGCCCGCTGGGTCGACGGCCAGCGCGCCGAGATCAAGCGCCGCTTCGCGAAACGTTCGCTGCTCACGCCGGCGTTCGTCGACGCGTATATCGTGAACAAGTTCGTCGACGGGATGATCGACTTGATCGGCGAGATCGCGCAGACGCCCGATCACCCGATCCGCCGTGAGCTCGACGCCTACGTGCGCGAGCTGATCGTGCGGCTGCACGAGGATCCCGAGACGGCGGCGCAGGCCGCGCGGCTCAAGACCGCGATCGTCCAGGGCTCGGAGCTCGATCAGCTCGTCGCGGCCGGCTGGAACGCGCTGCGCGCGCGGCTCGAGCGGCTGCCCACCGCAGCGGCGGATGCCGAACCGTCGTCGTCACGGCTGGCGGAGATCGCGGCGAAGATCGCGCGCGGGATGCTCGACGATCCGGCGGTCGTCGAGCGCTTGAACGAGCGCATCTGCGCGGCGGCGGAGTCGGTGCTGGCGCGCTTTCAGCAGCAGTTCTCGCTGCTCATCACCGAGGTCGTGCAGCGCTGGGACGCCGACGAAGTGACCGACAAGATCGAGTCCGAGCTCGGACCCGACCTGCAGTTCATTCGCTTGAACGGCAGCCTCGTCGGCGGCGCCGCCGGCGTGGTGCTGCACGCCGCGCTGGTCGCTGGCGGCGCCGCTTAG
- a CDS encoding alpha/beta hydrolase, whose translation MTTASWDSAGSAAGRHRGLRPPSKLLWLAEYRALWELGFSLTAAPLLLGAPRGDGHPVLVLPGFLVSDLSTTLLRRYLALLGYDAHGWELGRNFGGVARMRTKLRERLRQIHERTGKKVSLVGWSLGGVYARDLALAMPNAVRSVITLGSPFTRSPRASNISDVYELVSGEGPWDPDTHEFDAIAGDLPMPSTSIWSKVDGVVSWSSSVLKSNARTENVEVIGASHIGLGANAAVLWAVADRLAQPDGTFAPFARGGPFALAYGAGA comes from the coding sequence ATGACGACAGCCAGTTGGGACAGCGCTGGTTCAGCGGCCGGTAGACACCGAGGGCTTCGTCCTCCCTCGAAGCTGCTTTGGCTGGCGGAATACCGCGCGCTGTGGGAGCTCGGGTTCTCGCTGACCGCGGCGCCGCTGCTGCTCGGCGCGCCGCGCGGCGACGGCCATCCCGTGCTGGTTCTGCCGGGCTTTCTCGTCAGCGACCTCTCCACGACGCTGCTGCGGCGCTATCTCGCGCTACTCGGCTACGACGCACACGGCTGGGAGCTCGGCCGCAACTTCGGCGGCGTCGCGCGGATGCGCACGAAGCTGCGCGAGCGGCTGCGGCAGATTCACGAGCGCACCGGCAAGAAGGTCAGCCTGGTCGGCTGGAGCTTGGGCGGCGTGTACGCGCGCGATCTCGCGCTCGCGATGCCGAATGCGGTGCGTTCCGTGATCACGCTCGGGAGCCCGTTCACCCGCAGCCCGCGCGCGAGCAACATCAGCGACGTCTACGAGCTCGTCAGCGGCGAAGGTCCGTGGGACCCGGACACGCACGAGTTCGACGCCATCGCCGGCGATTTGCCGATGCCCTCGACGTCGATCTGGTCGAAGGTCGACGGCGTCGTGAGCTGGAGCTCGTCGGTGTTGAAGAGCAACGCGCGCACCGAGAACGTCGAAGTGATCGGCGCGAGCCACATCGGGCTGGGCGCGAACGCGGCGGTGCTGTGGGCGGTCGCCGACCGGCTCGCGCAGCCCGACGGAACGTTCGCGCCCTTCGCGCGCGGCGGTCCGTTCGCGCTCGCGTACGGCGCGGGCGCTTAG
- a CDS encoding GNAT family N-acetyltransferase: protein MNHTTAHTYPRTVRLGEDDVELRFMRAGDEAAVLAFARELPTHDLLFLPRDITQPKVLAAWAHEIERGALTTLLAFRSSEVVGCATIVRDPLSWSPHVAELRVVVARAARGVGLGRVLSADAGELAVASGVEKLIAKLTPDQLGAVTVFETVGYKAEALLRDHVKDAAGVKHDLVILSLDVERFRARAAVYGLTGE from the coding sequence ATGAACCACACGACGGCGCACACGTATCCACGCACCGTTCGCCTGGGCGAGGACGACGTCGAGCTGCGGTTCATGCGCGCCGGCGACGAAGCGGCGGTGCTGGCGTTCGCGCGCGAATTGCCGACGCATGACTTGCTGTTCCTGCCGCGCGACATCACGCAGCCGAAAGTGCTCGCCGCGTGGGCGCACGAGATCGAGCGCGGCGCACTGACGACCCTGCTCGCCTTTCGCAGTAGCGAGGTCGTCGGGTGCGCGACGATCGTGCGCGATCCGCTCTCGTGGTCGCCGCACGTCGCCGAGCTGCGCGTCGTCGTCGCGCGCGCCGCGCGCGGCGTCGGTTTAGGCCGAGTGCTGAGCGCGGACGCCGGCGAGCTCGCGGTCGCGAGCGGCGTCGAGAAGCTGATCGCGAAGCTGACGCCGGACCAGCTCGGCGCGGTGACGGTGTTCGAGACCGTGGGCTACAAGGCCGAAGCCCTGCTGCGCGACCACGTTAAGGACGCCGCCGGAGTCAAGCACGACCTCGTGATCCTGAGCTTGGACGTCGAGCGGTTCCGCGCACGGGCCGCCGTCTACGGACTGACGGGCGAGTAG
- a CDS encoding alpha/beta fold hydrolase yields MPTRYSKARSALQLCCGSREAGRSTPNAFKAADISADRRRAGGQRHSGDGARATASAAHEEADGRRTERVSSIAERVQTEIERAIRRSIKGLDYFASPAPAVGPTPKDVILDRGTLHLYHYVPVAAEIYGVPILIVMATSNRGYILDLAPGQSFVEYLIGRGYDVYLIDWSPPTAADRELRFEDYTLRFIPECVQRVREDSGVDDVTIIGYCMGGVLAVIYAALHPHELTNLVCFTTPVDFSRMELFAKWSDRRYFDVDRLVDATGNVPSELIFSSFEMLRPATRLAGQAQLWENMWDEKFVRSYRAFERWSTDTLPLAGEYFRETIKELLWENRLHKNELVVGGKHADLSGITVPMLHAMAEHDHIVPYEAAKPLIGHVRSSDKEEIVLKGGHVSLVAGPNAVKRLWPRLDAWLSVRST; encoded by the coding sequence ATGCCTACAAGATATTCCAAAGCCAGGTCAGCACTCCAGTTGTGCTGCGGGTCGCGAGAAGCGGGTCGTTCGACGCCTAATGCGTTCAAGGCGGCGGATATCTCAGCGGATCGCCGACGCGCAGGGGGCCAACGCCATTCCGGCGACGGCGCCCGAGCGACCGCGTCCGCCGCGCACGAAGAGGCCGACGGCCGCCGAACCGAGCGCGTGAGCTCTATTGCGGAGCGCGTCCAAACCGAGATCGAGCGCGCGATCCGGCGCAGCATCAAAGGGCTGGACTACTTCGCCTCGCCCGCGCCCGCCGTCGGGCCGACGCCCAAGGACGTGATCCTCGACCGCGGGACGCTGCACTTGTACCACTACGTCCCGGTCGCCGCGGAGATCTACGGCGTCCCGATCCTGATCGTGATGGCGACCAGCAACCGCGGCTACATCCTCGACCTCGCGCCCGGGCAGAGCTTCGTCGAGTACCTGATCGGCCGCGGTTACGACGTCTATCTGATCGACTGGAGCCCGCCGACGGCGGCCGACCGCGAGCTGCGCTTCGAGGACTACACGCTGCGGTTCATCCCGGAGTGCGTGCAGCGCGTGCGCGAGGACAGCGGCGTCGACGACGTCACGATCATCGGCTACTGCATGGGCGGCGTGCTCGCGGTGATCTACGCCGCGCTGCACCCGCACGAGCTCACGAACCTGGTCTGCTTCACCACGCCGGTCGACTTCAGCCGCATGGAGTTGTTCGCGAAGTGGTCGGACCGGCGCTACTTCGACGTCGACCGGCTGGTCGACGCGACCGGAAACGTTCCCTCGGAGCTGATCTTCAGCTCGTTCGAGATGCTGCGCCCCGCCACGCGGCTCGCCGGCCAGGCGCAGCTCTGGGAGAACATGTGGGACGAGAAGTTCGTGCGCTCGTACCGCGCGTTCGAGCGCTGGTCGACCGACACGCTTCCGCTCGCCGGCGAGTACTTTCGCGAGACGATCAAAGAGCTGCTCTGGGAGAACCGCTTGCACAAGAACGAGCTCGTCGTCGGCGGCAAGCACGCCGACCTCTCCGGGATCACGGTGCCGATGCTGCACGCGATGGCCGAGCATGACCACATCGTCCCGTACGAGGCGGCGAAGCCGCTGATCGGGCACGTACGCTCGAGCGACAAGGAAGAGATCGTGCTCAAAGGCGGCCACGTCAGTCTGGTCGCGGGGCCGAACGCCGTCAAGCGGCTCTGGCCGCGGCTCGACGCCTGGCTGAGCGTGCGCTCGACATGA
- a CDS encoding ATP-dependent Clp protease proteolytic subunit: MGDWATVCKDIRETPDSYDLVRTKALKELFAYTNRNTIIYYSGWLQKSSLGLPFLLFEVDDVDMNSFMSVVSGLPRDRGLDLILHTPGGDIAAAEAIGDYFRSLFSDIRVIVPQLALSAGTMLACIGSRIMMGKHSCLGAFDPLIGSISARMIVDDFWKAVNSVKKDQDDAIAWSTLIHNYAPSVSEAQRAIEWSEDIVTTWLSSDMLRGEQDPMNAAKAVISHFTELEHTKAHRRHVGPNKAAAWGLKIEMLEGDPELQDRVLTVHHATIAALTDLDAYKIFQSQVSTPVVLRVARSGSFDA, from the coding sequence TTGGGTGATTGGGCCACAGTCTGTAAAGACATTCGGGAAACCCCCGATAGTTACGACCTAGTGCGAACGAAAGCACTTAAGGAGCTTTTCGCGTACACAAATAGGAACACGATAATCTATTACTCGGGCTGGCTGCAAAAAAGCAGTCTGGGTCTTCCTTTTCTACTTTTTGAGGTAGATGACGTCGACATGAACTCGTTCATGTCTGTCGTCTCTGGGCTCCCGCGGGACAGAGGGCTGGACCTAATCTTGCACACGCCCGGGGGAGACATCGCCGCAGCTGAGGCGATCGGCGATTATTTTCGGTCACTTTTTAGCGATATTCGCGTAATCGTTCCGCAGCTTGCTCTCTCTGCCGGTACCATGCTCGCATGCATCGGCAGCCGTATCATGATGGGTAAACACTCCTGCCTTGGCGCTTTTGACCCTCTCATTGGGAGCATTTCTGCGCGAATGATCGTCGATGATTTCTGGAAGGCCGTAAACTCTGTTAAGAAGGACCAAGACGACGCAATTGCCTGGAGCACTCTTATTCATAACTATGCACCTTCTGTTTCTGAGGCGCAACGGGCCATTGAGTGGTCGGAAGACATCGTAACCACCTGGCTCTCTAGCGACATGTTGCGCGGTGAACAGGATCCGATGAACGCAGCCAAAGCGGTGATTTCTCACTTCACCGAGCTCGAGCACACGAAAGCCCACCGACGCCACGTTGGCCCTAACAAGGCCGCGGCTTGGGGCCTCAAAATTGAGATGCTCGAGGGAGACCCCGAACTGCAAGACCGAGTTTTGACCGTGCATCACGCAACTATAGCGGCTCTCACAGATCTTGATGCCTACAAGATATTCCAAAGCCAGGTCAGCACTCCAGTTGTGCTGCGGGTCGCGAGAAGCGGGTCGTTCGACGCCTAA
- a CDS encoding ImmA/IrrE family metallo-endopeptidase: MTMALRHGFKSEANKVAADLRAELSLDHLAPFEPRVAAKYLDIPVISFDQIKGCDEALGILRNAGRAVSGLTIFEGSRRMIIYNDYHSPGRVNNTIAHEIAHALLMHSPGPALGTHGCRRVNRDLEDEADYLAGVLLLPDAACLHCARLLLTVDEISMRYAVSPQLASYRLNITGARPRAAASVASASKQHRWAKGA; this comes from the coding sequence ATGACCATGGCGCTAAGGCACGGATTCAAATCGGAAGCGAACAAGGTCGCAGCGGATCTCCGCGCAGAGTTGTCGCTTGACCACCTTGCGCCCTTTGAACCTCGTGTTGCAGCGAAGTATCTTGATATTCCGGTCATCTCGTTCGATCAGATCAAAGGTTGTGACGAAGCGCTGGGCATTCTTCGGAACGCTGGTAGGGCGGTTTCCGGATTGACGATCTTCGAGGGTTCGCGGCGGATGATAATCTATAACGACTACCATTCGCCGGGTCGCGTCAATAACACGATCGCTCATGAGATCGCTCATGCCCTTTTGATGCACTCGCCTGGTCCTGCCCTTGGCACACATGGCTGCCGGAGAGTCAATCGAGATCTTGAAGACGAGGCCGATTACCTCGCCGGCGTGTTACTGCTTCCTGATGCGGCGTGTTTGCATTGCGCGCGCCTTTTATTGACGGTCGATGAGATCAGCATGCGCTATGCCGTCAGTCCGCAGCTTGCATCCTATAGGCTAAACATTACTGGTGCCCGCCCGCGCGCCGCAGCCTCAGTGGCGAGCGCCAGCAAACAGCATCGCTGGGCTAAGGGGGCCTAG
- a CDS encoding multiubiquitin domain-containing protein, whose amino-acid sequence MNETGDAENARLEGELSEVDREIAEDSERLEHDKARRSEIEDRLEHRPLVIFVNTRERHVNGQTISYDGLVRLAFDPVPTGPNVAFTITYRRGPHEHPEGIVAPGQTVPIKDGEIFNVTRTDRS is encoded by the coding sequence ATGAATGAAACGGGTGACGCGGAAAACGCTAGGCTGGAGGGCGAACTGAGCGAGGTCGACCGCGAGATCGCTGAAGATTCGGAGCGGCTTGAACACGACAAAGCGCGCAGGTCGGAAATCGAAGACCGACTCGAACATCGCCCACTCGTTATCTTCGTAAACACTCGCGAACGTCACGTGAACGGGCAAACAATTTCGTACGACGGTCTCGTGCGGCTTGCGTTCGATCCCGTGCCGACCGGGCCGAACGTTGCATTCACGATCACTTATCGGCGTGGGCCGCACGAGCATCCTGAAGGTATCGTCGCGCCGGGGCAGACCGTGCCGATCAAGGATGGTGAGATCTTCAATGTTACCCGAACTGATCGATCGTAG
- a CDS encoding ThiF family adenylyltransferase encodes MLPELIDRSPDLRRLHEDGYELEVRGGHLLLHNIPYVKADRTVGRGVLATTLRLAGDVTTRPDTHVATFAGGHPCDANGIPLNHIISSGRQQVAPDFWIDHTFSSKPPNGYDDYYDKMTHYAALIAGPAQVLDPQATPRHHAVLRPYEDNSPFVYLDNASARAGIEAINAKLAGAKVAIIGLGGSGSYVLDFIAKTPVSEIHLYDSDDFVQHNAFRAPGAPSVEELREKPKKVAFLAERYSRMHRGIKMHEEMISESNAGQLAGVDVAFICVDEGSAKGGIISVLESLQITFIDVGMGIQAEGGTLHGILRVTTSTPEHRNHVHDRQRIPLGAVEPNDYASNVQIAELNALNAALAVIKWKKLRGLYADLEREFHCLYTLDGNHLLNDDFGSD; translated from the coding sequence ATGTTACCCGAACTGATCGATCGTAGTCCCGATTTGCGGCGACTCCACGAGGACGGTTACGAACTTGAGGTCCGTGGCGGCCATCTGCTTCTCCACAATATTCCGTACGTCAAGGCCGACCGAACAGTCGGACGAGGTGTGCTGGCAACGACCTTGCGGCTCGCTGGAGATGTAACGACGAGGCCCGATACGCACGTCGCGACGTTCGCCGGTGGCCACCCATGCGACGCAAACGGCATACCCTTGAATCATATCATTAGTAGCGGTCGGCAGCAGGTTGCCCCTGATTTCTGGATCGATCACACATTCTCGTCGAAACCACCCAACGGCTACGATGATTACTACGACAAGATGACGCACTACGCCGCGCTCATCGCGGGGCCGGCACAGGTCCTTGATCCTCAAGCTACGCCGCGTCACCATGCGGTGTTGCGACCTTACGAGGACAATTCGCCCTTCGTCTACCTTGATAATGCCTCCGCACGTGCGGGAATCGAAGCAATCAATGCCAAGCTGGCCGGAGCTAAGGTCGCTATCATCGGCCTCGGTGGTAGTGGCTCATACGTCCTTGACTTCATTGCGAAGACGCCGGTGTCGGAAATCCACCTCTACGATTCCGACGACTTTGTGCAGCACAATGCCTTTCGTGCTCCCGGTGCGCCGAGCGTCGAGGAATTGCGCGAGAAGCCGAAGAAAGTCGCCTTCCTTGCCGAGCGTTATTCTCGGATGCATCGCGGCATCAAAATGCACGAAGAAATGATCAGCGAATCGAACGCTGGGCAACTCGCCGGGGTTGATGTTGCTTTTATTTGTGTTGATGAAGGCTCTGCTAAAGGTGGCATAATTTCTGTCTTGGAGTCGCTCCAAATCACGTTTATCGATGTCGGAATGGGCATCCAAGCTGAGGGGGGGACGCTTCACGGCATTCTTCGCGTCACTACCAGTACGCCGGAGCACCGAAACCACGTCCACGACCGGCAGCGGATACCCCTAGGAGCTGTCGAGCCGAACGACTACGCGAGTAATGTGCAGATCGCGGAATTAAACGCGCTCAACGCGGCGCTGGCGGTAATCAAGTGGAAAAAACTCCGAGGACTCTACGCAGATCTCGAACGTGAGTTTCACTGTCTCTATACGCTCGACGGCAACCACCTGTTGAACGATGACTTCGGCTCGGACTAG
- a CDS encoding long-chain fatty acid--CoA ligase, with amino-acid sequence MRSRSTRRRPKPARDGGLTVTETPWIESYPSPARWDAPLALGPVYEILDTAAERFGERPAVEFMGKRATYRELHALANRAAKGFQQLGVRPGVHVGLYLPNTPHYLVAFFGVLKAGGTVVNYSPLDAAHVLAHKIEDSETSILVTLDLPMLLPQIEPLLGTGKFLTLVAGGLEDLALFPGFEGPHDDLAPSTVGRIPFRALLANDGAYESPPFGDPAQTLAVLQYTGGTTGLPKGAMLTHGNLTAATSQYIETTRVEPPVLAPGEERMLLVLPLFHIYSLTSCMLLAIRLGAEIVLHARFEVEAVAKDLAAKKITLFMGVPTMFTALLAYPGLGELDLTSIKFTGSGGAPLPLEVQERFKAVTGSELNEGWGMTETSPAGTFTPMRGPRKAGSCGIPVPGVMLKLASVEDPARYVPLGERGEICIKGPNVMQGYWKNQQATREVTTADGYLRTGDVAYMDEDGFVFIVDRIKDMLLCGGYNVYPRTIEEAIYTHPGVAEVCVIGIPDEYRGQSPKAHIVLKSGASPFTADELKEFLKDRLGKHEMVQVVEFREALPKSPVGKILKNALYEEEARRRAATETAQV; translated from the coding sequence ATGCGATCGCGCAGCACGCGGCGCAGGCCGAAACCCGCTCGTGACGGAGGACTCACGGTGACCGAAACGCCTTGGATCGAATCGTATCCCTCGCCCGCGCGCTGGGACGCTCCGCTCGCACTCGGCCCCGTCTACGAGATCCTCGACACCGCCGCCGAGCGCTTCGGTGAGCGGCCCGCGGTCGAGTTCATGGGCAAGCGCGCGACGTACCGCGAGCTGCACGCGCTCGCGAACCGCGCCGCGAAAGGGTTTCAGCAGCTCGGCGTGCGGCCCGGCGTCCACGTCGGGCTCTATCTGCCGAACACGCCGCACTATCTGGTCGCGTTCTTCGGCGTGCTCAAAGCGGGCGGAACGGTCGTGAACTACTCGCCGCTCGACGCGGCGCACGTGCTCGCGCACAAGATCGAGGACAGCGAGACCTCGATCCTGGTCACGCTCGACCTGCCGATGCTGCTGCCGCAGATCGAGCCGCTGCTCGGAACCGGCAAGTTTCTCACGCTCGTCGCCGGCGGCCTCGAAGACCTGGCGCTCTTTCCCGGCTTCGAAGGCCCGCACGACGACCTCGCGCCAAGCACCGTCGGGCGAATCCCGTTTCGCGCGCTGCTCGCCAACGACGGCGCGTACGAGTCGCCGCCGTTCGGTGATCCGGCCCAGACGCTGGCGGTGCTGCAGTACACCGGCGGCACGACCGGGCTCCCGAAGGGCGCGATGCTCACGCACGGCAACCTCACCGCCGCGACCAGCCAGTACATCGAGACGACGCGCGTGGAGCCGCCGGTGCTCGCGCCCGGCGAAGAGCGGATGCTGCTGGTGCTTCCGCTCTTCCACATCTACTCGCTCACCTCGTGCATGCTGCTCGCGATCCGGCTCGGCGCGGAGATCGTGCTGCACGCGCGGTTCGAGGTCGAAGCCGTCGCCAAGGATCTCGCCGCGAAGAAGATCACGCTCTTCATGGGCGTCCCGACGATGTTCACCGCGCTGCTCGCCTATCCGGGTCTCGGTGAATTGGATTTGACCTCGATCAAGTTCACCGGCTCGGGCGGCGCGCCGCTCCCGCTCGAGGTGCAAGAGCGTTTCAAAGCCGTCACCGGCTCGGAGCTCAACGAGGGCTGGGGGATGACCGAGACCTCGCCGGCCGGCACGTTCACGCCGATGCGCGGGCCGCGCAAGGCCGGCTCGTGCGGCATCCCCGTCCCGGGCGTGATGCTCAAGCTCGCGAGCGTCGAAGATCCCGCCCGGTACGTTCCGCTCGGCGAGCGCGGCGAGATCTGCATCAAAGGCCCCAACGTGATGCAGGGGTACTGGAAGAACCAGCAGGCGACGCGCGAGGTGACGACCGCCGACGGCTACTTGCGCACCGGCGACGTCGCCTACATGGACGAGGACGGTTTCGTGTTCATCGTGGACCGCATCAAGGACATGCTGCTGTGCGGCGGCTACAACGTCTACCCGCGCACGATCGAAGAGGCGATCTACACCCATCCCGGCGTCGCCGAAGTGTGCGTGATCGGGATTCCGGACGAGTACCGCGGCCAGTCGCCGAAAGCGCACATCGTGCTGAAGAGCGGCGCCTCGCCGTTCACCGCCGACGAGCTCAAGGAATTCCTCAAGGACCGGCTCGGCAAGCACGAGATGGTGCAGGTCGTGGAGTTCCGCGAGGCGCTGCCGAAGTCGCCGGTCGGGAAGATCCTCAAGAACGCGCTCTACGAGGAAGAGGCGCGGCGGCGCGCCGCGACCGAGACGGCGCAGGTCTGA
- a CDS encoding alpha/beta hydrolase produces MSAATRAPAFAAANGIRLCYETFGDPHAPPLLLIMGLASQMILWDDDFCELLAARGYWVIRFDNRDIGLSTRFPDARTPRFTELVLAHATGVRFRVPYLLRDMAEDTVGLLDALDIRTAHVVGASMGGAIAQELAIHHPARLRSLTAIMSSTGSRWLPGPTPKALARLAKRIPLDRAGFVREYVATWAVLNGDRLPFDAARTAQHGELTYERGINPAGGARQLMAIAASGSRKKALRGVKVPTLVIHGTDDPLVPVEAGYDLARTIPGARLLLIEGMGHSFPRVIWPRIIDAIAQHAAQAETRS; encoded by the coding sequence ATGAGCGCGGCAACTCGCGCGCCGGCGTTCGCGGCGGCGAACGGCATTCGGCTCTGCTACGAGACGTTCGGCGACCCGCACGCTCCGCCGCTGCTGCTGATCATGGGCTTGGCCTCGCAGATGATTCTGTGGGACGACGACTTCTGCGAATTGCTGGCGGCGCGCGGGTACTGGGTGATCCGCTTCGACAACCGCGACATCGGGCTCTCGACGCGCTTCCCCGACGCGCGCACGCCGCGCTTCACGGAGCTCGTCCTCGCGCACGCGACCGGCGTGCGCTTCCGCGTTCCGTATCTGTTGCGCGACATGGCGGAGGACACCGTCGGGCTGCTCGACGCGCTCGATATCAGGACGGCGCACGTCGTCGGCGCCTCGATGGGCGGCGCGATCGCGCAGGAGCTGGCGATCCACCATCCGGCGCGACTGCGCTCGCTGACCGCGATCATGTCGTCGACCGGCTCGCGCTGGCTCCCCGGACCGACGCCGAAAGCGCTCGCCCGGCTCGCCAAGCGGATCCCGCTCGACCGCGCGGGGTTCGTGCGCGAGTACGTCGCCACGTGGGCGGTGCTCAACGGCGACCGCCTTCCGTTCGACGCCGCGCGCACCGCGCAGCACGGCGAGCTCACCTACGAGCGCGGGATCAACCCGGCCGGCGGGGCGCGCCAGCTGATGGCGATCGCCGCGTCGGGAAGCCGCAAGAAGGCTTTGCGCGGCGTGAAGGTCCCCACGCTGGTGATCCACGGGACCGACGATCCCTTGGTGCCGGTCGAAGCCGGCTACGACTTGGCGCGGACGATTCCGGGCGCGCGGCTGCTCCTGATCGAAGGAATGGGGCACTCGTTTCCGCGAGTAATCTGGCCCCGCATCATCGATGCGATCGCGCAGCACGCGGCGCAGGCCGAAACCCGCTCGTGA